A stretch of DNA from Pleurocapsa minor HA4230-MV1:
GCCGCCAAGAAGGTAGCAATACAATAAATAATTGTCCAAGTTAAAATACTCGGATTATCATATAGGGTAATTAATACTAACACGCCAAAAAATCTGTTTACTGAAACTAAAAACATAATTTTTGCGGTATAGTCAAGCATTCCAATCCCCACAAAACTGTCTCTAACTAAGTCATTTAATCTTAAAAAAATTAAATTAGCTAAAGCTACCACAAAGACGACCTGAATAGAGATTCCAGGTATAGGGAAAAAACTATAAACTATCAGAATTAAACTGGTAAATAGCGAACCAAAAATAAGCGTTTTGAGGATGCCTGTTCCCCAAGATTCTCGAAATAAACTTCTTTGCCGAGAAACATTTTGAATAATTATTTGTTCGCTGCCCCAGCTAGCAAAAGGTATTAGTATAGAGACTATAGCAACTATTCCTACATAAGCTCCATATTTTCCAGGAGCAAAGGTACGGGCTAGAATTATAAAATAAATCCCTTGAACCAGCAATTGCAAAATGAAAGACAGAAAAATTGCTAACGAATCTTTGAATCTTTCACTTTGAGTAAGCTGCTTAATTTTTGCTATGACTTTTTTTTTAGGCATTAACTAACTTAAAAGCTTGATTTTTGAAGTTGTTTTCATGGAGTAGATTGCTGCTAAAGAGATAATCCAGAGCGTACTTTGACTCAAGAAAGATACTTCGGTTAGGTTGAAAAAAATAGTATAGAGTAAAAGCAGAAAAATCCACAGCACTTTAATTTCTTTAGACAATAAATATTTAAAGAGGGCATTGAAAATACAGCCAAAATAGCTAACGCTAAATACAGCTAGTCCAATTACGCCTATATCTAACCAAGTTTGAATAAAGCCATTGTGTGCATGAGGAGGAATCCAAGTATGAACTTTCCAAATTATATCTGTTTCTCGGTGTGAACTCGAAAAAAACGCACCATATCCATAACCAAGCCAGGGCTTTTGTTGAATGAAACCCCAGAGATCGGCCCATAAAGGAGTTCTTCCTGTGAGGGTAATGTCTTTATCAAAGGCATTTAAGAAGGTATTAAAATTGATCATCAGGAAGAATAGCGATAAGGCTATGAAGATCAACAGGAGCAGGATTGCCAAAACACTCTGCTTAGATTTAAACGATACTAGTTTTAATCCTTGAGCAGTTGTAAAAATAAATATCACGCTAATCAAAGATGTCCCAGATTGAGCCAAGAGTATGATTACGACTGAGAGTAAGCAGCAAATTTGGTAAAATGTCCGATACTGCTTGGCTGAAATTGAGCGAAAGTAGAAAGTGAGAAAGCTCATAAACATAGCTTCCCCCAAACCATTTTTATGGGGATAAATGCCCCGCCAATTACCAGAAGGCATAATTCCATAAGTGGGAATGACCAAGGCAAATAGAAAACTACAAAATAAGCCGATTCCAAAGCTCCAAGCATATATTTTAAGCTGTTCCTCAAAGCTATATCTAGACCCCAAATATAGGCCAAATGCACTTGTCCCAATTAAAGCGATCGCTTTTCTTAAGGTAAGATCGGGGAGTGAAGACCATGAAACCGAGAATATTACCAGCCCAATTAAAAACAGTAGCCATAAATTGGTTTTGAGAAAAGCGATTGTTCTTTGCCAGCGCAAGCCTAACAGAGCAAAAGTGATGAGATAGATTGAGAGGAAAGCAAAGCGCAGCAGCGCACTATCGATATCTCCTTCATCACCACCAATTGATGGCCCTAAAATTAGGCTGTAAAATCCTTGAGAAAATAGCAATAAAGAAGCCACTGCAAACGTATTTTCCCAAGGACGAATTGATAATTTCATGCTGCTTTTAAATGAGAATAAAATTGATAGTTACGCTTGAAGTTTAGAGCATAATAAAAGCTAACATCTGCCATCAGCTGAATAATCAATTTGGCTAACTCAAAAGTTTTAAATTTTATTTTTTCTTAGCGTAATAGTAACTGCTGTAATGATAAGGTTCTCGCTTCATATCAGCCCCATTGACAATTACGCCTAAAACTTTTAATCCAGTGCTGTCAAGCAGTTTTTTGGCCGCGGTGGCACTATTATAGTCTGCCACTCCTGGACGAACTACAAACAAAAAGCCATCAACAGCCTTGCCAATGATTTTTGCGTCGGCAAGACCAATGATTGGTGGAGTATCAAAAATAACCTGATCGTATTCTTGAGCTATTTCGGCGATAAAATCGAGAAAAGAAGGAGAATCTAATAGAGCAATAGGATTGGCAGGAATTGAACCAGAAGTTAAAACATCCAGATTAGGCATCACATTTTGTACCCCTTCTGACCAGAAAATTTTTCCTGCCATAACTTCATGTAGACCAATTTGGTTAGAAATTTCCCAAATATGATGTTGAGTTGGGCGGCGCATGTCTGCATCGATTAACAAGATCCTCTGACCACATTGCGATCGCGCTACGGCAAGATTGGCTGAGACAGAAGACTTTCCTTCCTGGGGTACGGAGCTAGTGATGGCAATCACTTTTTTCTTGGCATTAGCGTCAAGAAGATTAAGATTAACCTGAATATTTTGATAGGCTTCTTTGAGTGGCATCATCGATACTTCGCTGACAACCTGCTCAGGAAAATTCGCTCTCTCGCTCCCAGGAAGCTGAAGCTGCTGATTATTTCCTCCCAAACTAAGATCTGGTACAACCCCATGAAGAGGATAAGCAAACATACTTTCTACTTCTTGAGTATTTTTGATAGTATTGTCCTTGAGATCTAACAGAAAAGCTAAAGCCGTACCAAAAAGTAGCCCCATCATCGCTCCTGCTGCGACAATTATTTTGCCATCAGGATTAACAGGATCTTCAGCCAGAGCTGCTGCCGAAATTACTCTAACTTTATCTACCTTGTAATCTTGACGAATACCTATCTCATTAGCCTTAGTCAAAAGAGTTTCATAATTGGCGGTTACTGACTCAAGCTTACGCTCTAATTGTCGCTGTTGCTCTTCTAGTTGAGGTGAAAGATTCGCCCTTTTTTGGTAATTGTTGTAAGAATCTTTCAGGGATGCCAGTCTCTGCTCTAAACCTTCTTTGCGTAACCCCAGATCGGCAAACTCTGTAAGTTGCCCTTGCTTTAATTCCCCCAATCTTAAAATATTAATTTGTCCTGCCAGTCCTTGTTGTTGAGGGCCCAAGGCACTTGCTACTTCTGTTCTCAACAAAGCTTCTAAATCTGCTTGTTCCTCCTTGAGGCTAATAATTTGGGGAGAACTATCCGATAAAAGATTACTCTTTTGAGCCAGCTCTACCTTGACCTTTTGTAGCTGAGCTAATGTTTCCTGTAAGCTGATGGATTGGCTGAGAGAACTGACTGCTGAAGCCTCTTGCCAACTCATACCGAGTTGACTCTGCAATCTGTTATAGCGTGCATTCACGTCATTCAAGTCAGCGCTCACCTGATTGATCTGATTTTCAACCTGAGCAACCGAATCAATATCGGCGGTAATTTGCCCTTGAAGATCAGAAATACCATTGCGATTTTTAAAGTTGCGGAGGTTTGCTTCGGCATCTTCCACCTCAGTCTCTAATTTCGGTAGCTGCTGTTTGATAAAATCTCCGTCTTGTAGTGCTGCTTCACTGTTAAATAGAGCATAACCATCAGAGTAGAGTTCTACCGCCCGATTAACAAAGGAAACTGCTACGTCAGGATCTGGATTCTCATAAGATATTTGTAATAAATCAGTACCGATGACGGGTTGAACCTTGAGCGCTTTTTTGACAGTTTTATAAGTTAGAGGCTTACCATTTTCTTCTTTAAGGTCGAGTTCTTGAATTACTTTTTCCACAATGGTTCTCGAACCAAGAATCTCTGCTTCAGTCTCAATCGGATCTTTTTCTAAAACGGTTTTTTTTACTTCAGGATTACCATCGGCAATACCGATACGGCTTGAAGTTTGCTCAGGCTCAATTAGTAATCTTGCTTCAGCTTCATAAATGTTTTTTGATGCTAAAGCTGCAATTAAGGAAAGAGTAACAATCCCGACAAAAGTTGCGCTAGCTGGAATCCAGTGTCGTCTGATTACCTGCCAGTAACGACTAAAATCGATATGCTCTTCAATGGGTAAGTTAGAATCCATAAATTTCAACTTGATGAATTTACTGTATTAATTTTATTTATCTTAAGAAATAAGCGATCGCAATCTGATGACTGCGAAGACCGTAAATACTAATATATTAATATGCACCTTTTGCTAAAAAGACGACCTGAATTGTCTGGAGCAAAATTTTAAAATCAAGGGCCAAAGACCAGTTTTCAATATATTCAAAATCTAAATCGAAGACACCTTCAGAACCAGTATCAGAACGACCGCTAACCTGCCACAATCCAGTAATTCCTGGTAATACTTCTTGGCGAAAAAAGTGATCCTGAGAAAATTTGGCAACGTCTCTAACAGGAAGCGGTCTAGGCCCAACCAAACTCATTTCTCCTCGCAGAACATTAAGTAGTTGGGGTAGTTCATCAAGACTATAGCGACGTAGATACTTACCAATCCGAGTAATACGGGGATCGTCTTTGATTTTAAATAAGATTCCTCCCTGAATTTCGTTTTGCGCTTCAAGCTTTTGCTGTAGTTCACTAGCATTTTCTACCATGGTACGAAACTTACAGATCTTGAAGTGATTTCCTTTTAGACCAACTCGCGTCTGTTGGTATAAGATTGCACCTGGTGAATCTAACTTGATTAGCATGGCAATTACCAGTAATGGTAGCCCAATAACTGCTAACAACAAAGAAGACACCAAAATATCAAAAACTCGCTTGCTGAAAAAGTCGATCCCGACAATTGCCGATTGAGCAAATCTAATCGTTGGTACGCCGATAATTGTCGCAATTTCCGCCTGTCTGGCGGGCAATTTGAAGTTAATTGGCAGAATTCTCCAGTTGACACCAATCGTTCTTAGTTTCCAATAAAGACTAGCAGATCCTTTGACCGCTTCCCATGAGCAGATAAACACTTCATCTAGCTCTTTATAGTTAATTTGATCCAGAGCCAGGTAAAGTGCCTCATCTTGATGAAATTTGGATAGATCTAGCTGTCCTGCAATTAGATAAACTTCACTACTTTCTAGTAAGGCTTTTGAACTCTTTAATTCTTCTGGGTTACCAATCAAAAGAATTTTTTGTTTTAAAGGGTAGTATTTTTGACGCACATAAAACCAGACCCAATTTAAACTTAAACGCTGTAAAGTAACCAGTAAAATCGTTATGATGCTAGCTAGCAATAATTGATAAATGACTTGAGATTCATAAAATCGCCAAACAATTGGTACAATTGCTATATGCGCTAGAAAAACAGCTTTGATTGGGTTTGAAAGGTTGCGGCTTTTATTCCCCTTACGATACAAATCGTAGGCAGAAAATAGAAAAATCATAAATCCCAATACAGTCAAAAAAAGACTGAACATTGCTGGATTTTTGTGCATAAAATCAGAATCAAGTTGCGCCCAACTGTAGTCGAAGGCAATTGACCATCCTAAAGCCAAAGCTAAACTGTCCATCAAGAACAAAATAGTGATTTTTAGTCTGTAGGAAATTTCTTTTTCAGCTAACTTTAAATACCCAGGAGAACGAAGATCTCTACTCTCTATCATCTGATCATCTAAACGATCTTGCTTATTTACCGCGTAGTCTGGAGTACTAGAGAATTTGTCTAACATAAACTTGTTTTTGAATTAGTTTTAAAGTTCTGAATCAGAGCGATAAAGTAATAGCAGTACGAACTCTTACTTAAACTACATTGTAAAAATACTCGAGTGTTCCGCTAGCAATTTAATAGGAGCTTTTTTGTAGATAATTAAACTTTAAAAAATATTAGTAATTTAGTATATACAATAATAGGATAAGTGTATTCATTTAAGAGAAAATACTTAGTCCTAGATTAATGTATAACCTACGGTCGATCGTACTGTCAATGCCCTAACTAAAATGAACCCAACACTTTACAGCAACTTCATTTAAGATGCAAAAAAAAGTAAAAAACCTTAGTAGGAAATACTGGGCTAAAAAATATCTTTTCGGCGCAGCACAATCAGAGCAACTATGCTGTAAATTAAAGTATGAACTATTAAAATTCCCCAATTAAGATTAAGATTTGACCAAGTAGCTTCATACACTGAAGAAGGTTGAAAGATGTCTTTTAGTACTTCACTACTCAAAACAGGGTTGGGTTTGGGCGCCATGGCATTAACGTCAGCTAAAGCACCATATGCTCCAATTGACCAGCGACTAAGCATCAACCAAGACAGCTTGCTTGACCATCCTTCTAAGTTAAATAGTACGCCAGAAAAGATAATTTGGGGAATCATTACTAGAGGTAAAATCCCATTACCTTCGTTCTCAGTTTTCACCAATGCAGACAGCATCAAACTCAAACTAGTGCTAGCAAGTAAAGTTAAAAAAGTAGTGATAGCAAAGCCTAAAGACCAAGGAAGTAGTTGAGATTGAGGGGATTGAAATACCAGTAAGACCACCACAGAAATTAGTAATGTTTGAACTACAGCCAGACCACCACGAATAATTAGTTTGGAGGTTAAATAAGACCTTAATCCCAAATTAAGTAAGCGTTCGCGAAAGTAAATTGCTGTTTCTTGAACTATCTCCCGAATAGAGTTAGCTAAACCAATCCAAATGGCGATTGAGCTAAAAATAAACAACAGACGAAGTGCTAAAGAAGCTTGAGTAATGCTGGGGTCATCGACAATGCTTAGAGGCTGTTCGTCACGTAAAGGCAAGCCAGTCAGAGCAATAGTAATTGGCCCTGCTAATAAAGTTAAAATCAGGCTGGTGCTGTCTCGACTAACTAGCTTCCAATAACGTTGGCACAGTAAAAATAGCTGTGCAAAAGGAGAAACACTTTTAGTATTGCTGGACTTAGCAGCCTGCTGATTTTCCTTGCCTGGACTCAGAGAATTTTGGATATATGCTCTATACTCATTGGAATTAGCATATTTTTGTGACCAGTAGCGAACCCGTTGAGCGATCGCCGCTTTATTTTTACCTTTGTTTAATTCAATGTAAATATCGGCAAAATCACCAAAATGCTCGTTTTCAAAATGTCCGCCGTTACGCTGAAAAAATGCTAAAGCTTCGTCTGGAGGGCCATAATAGCAAAGGTTACCCCCCAAACCGAGAAAGGCGATGCGATCGCAAATTCCAATATTATCTGTAGCGTGGGTAACTAAAGCTATAGTTCTGCCTCGATCTGCTTGCTCCCGTAGCAGCTGCATCATTTCTTTATCTAAACCAGGATCTAGTCCTGAAGTTGGTTCGTCTAGGAAAAATAGTTTGGGATCTGCTAGGAGTTCCACGCCGATACTAACGCGCTTGCGCTGACCACCACTAAGTCGAGACACCAGGGTATTTTGCACATGAGAAAGCTTGATTTGCTCTAAAGTGCTGTTAATCGCTTCATTGATGTCGGTGTCTGGTGGTAGTCGTAGCTGACAGGCATAGCGCAATACCTCTTCTACCGTCAGATTTTGGTGAATAATGTCATCTTGGGGAACATAACCAACCTGAGAACGATAAACAGGCCAGTTTTTGCGTAGGTTATCGCCGTTGAGATAGACATTACCTGAAGATATT
This window harbors:
- a CDS encoding sugar transferase, with product MLDKFSSTPDYAVNKQDRLDDQMIESRDLRSPGYLKLAEKEISYRLKITILFLMDSLALALGWSIAFDYSWAQLDSDFMHKNPAMFSLFLTVLGFMIFLFSAYDLYRKGNKSRNLSNPIKAVFLAHIAIVPIVWRFYESQVIYQLLLASIITILLVTLQRLSLNWVWFYVRQKYYPLKQKILLIGNPEELKSSKALLESSEVYLIAGQLDLSKFHQDEALYLALDQINYKELDEVFICSWEAVKGSASLYWKLRTIGVNWRILPINFKLPARQAEIATIIGVPTIRFAQSAIVGIDFFSKRVFDILVSSLLLAVIGLPLLVIAMLIKLDSPGAILYQQTRVGLKGNHFKICKFRTMVENASELQQKLEAQNEIQGGILFKIKDDPRITRIGKYLRRYSLDELPQLLNVLRGEMSLVGPRPLPVRDVAKFSQDHFFRQEVLPGITGLWQVSGRSDTGSEGVFDLDFEYIENWSLALDFKILLQTIQVVFLAKGAY
- a CDS encoding polysaccharide biosynthesis tyrosine autokinase, translating into MDSNLPIEEHIDFSRYWQVIRRHWIPASATFVGIVTLSLIAALASKNIYEAEARLLIEPEQTSSRIGIADGNPEVKKTVLEKDPIETEAEILGSRTIVEKVIQELDLKEENGKPLTYKTVKKALKVQPVIGTDLLQISYENPDPDVAVSFVNRAVELYSDGYALFNSEAALQDGDFIKQQLPKLETEVEDAEANLRNFKNRNGISDLQGQITADIDSVAQVENQINQVSADLNDVNARYNRLQSQLGMSWQEASAVSSLSQSISLQETLAQLQKVKVELAQKSNLLSDSSPQIISLKEEQADLEALLRTEVASALGPQQQGLAGQINILRLGELKQGQLTEFADLGLRKEGLEQRLASLKDSYNNYQKRANLSPQLEEQQRQLERKLESVTANYETLLTKANEIGIRQDYKVDKVRVISAAALAEDPVNPDGKIIVAAGAMMGLLFGTALAFLLDLKDNTIKNTQEVESMFAYPLHGVVPDLSLGGNNQQLQLPGSERANFPEQVVSEVSMMPLKEAYQNIQVNLNLLDANAKKKVIAITSSVPQEGKSSVSANLAVARSQCGQRILLIDADMRRPTQHHIWEISNQIGLHEVMAGKIFWSEGVQNVMPNLDVLTSGSIPANPIALLDSPSFLDFIAEIAQEYDQVIFDTPPIIGLADAKIIGKAVDGFLFVVRPGVADYNSATAAKKLLDSTGLKVLGVIVNGADMKREPYHYSSYYYAKKK
- a CDS encoding ATP-binding cassette domain-containing protein, with protein sequence MTSNYSEETILITAETEPYIELNNQGQTKVLRLSHELNYLGRDPSWANMLTPSEWNIVSRRQAIIEKQGNNFRIYDGDRDQQKPSGNGIFLNQSRINLTEGHILKNGEQLHIGQDPRQQIILTYYNPKQGEMIIPSVRRLDLKGLQKWPVELGRSPNSTSAIELDAPMVSRFHATINPDSRGGYILQDHSSNGTFVNGERIDKPFQLKNGDTIQIGPYVLLFTGEALELTNATNQIRLDAHKLTFQVKDKKGETFTILNDVYLVLEPGQLVAFVGGSGAGKSTLMKALLGIAPISSGNVYLNGDNLRKNWPVYRSQVGYVPQDDIIHQNLTVEEVLRYACQLRLPPDTDINEAINSTLEQIKLSHVQNTLVSRLSGGQRKRVSIGVELLADPKLFFLDEPTSGLDPGLDKEMMQLLREQADRGRTIALVTHATDNIGICDRIAFLGLGGNLCYYGPPDEALAFFQRNGGHFENEHFGDFADIYIELNKGKNKAAIAQRVRYWSQKYANSNEYRAYIQNSLSPGKENQQAAKSSNTKSVSPFAQLFLLCQRYWKLVSRDSTSLILTLLAGPITIALTGLPLRDEQPLSIVDDPSITQASLALRLLFIFSSIAIWIGLANSIREIVQETAIYFRERLLNLGLRSYLTSKLIIRGGLAVVQTLLISVVVLLVFQSPQSQLLPWSLGFAITTFLTLLASTSLSLMLSALVKTENEGNGILPLVMIPQIIFSGVLFNLEGWSSKLSWLMLSRWSIGAYGALADVNAMAPKPNPVLSSEVLKDIFQPSSVYEATWSNLNLNWGILIVHTLIYSIVALIVLRRKDIF
- a CDS encoding O-antigen ligase family protein codes for the protein MKLSIRPWENTFAVASLLLFSQGFYSLILGPSIGGDEGDIDSALLRFAFLSIYLITFALLGLRWQRTIAFLKTNLWLLFLIGLVIFSVSWSSLPDLTLRKAIALIGTSAFGLYLGSRYSFEEQLKIYAWSFGIGLFCSFLFALVIPTYGIMPSGNWRGIYPHKNGLGEAMFMSFLTFYFRSISAKQYRTFYQICCLLSVVIILLAQSGTSLISVIFIFTTAQGLKLVSFKSKQSVLAILLLLIFIALSLFFLMINFNTFLNAFDKDITLTGRTPLWADLWGFIQQKPWLGYGYGAFFSSSHRETDIIWKVHTWIPPHAHNGFIQTWLDIGVIGLAVFSVSYFGCIFNALFKYLLSKEIKVLWIFLLLLYTIFFNLTEVSFLSQSTLWIISLAAIYSMKTTSKIKLLS